The genome window ACGCGGGCCCCGGGAGGCGGCCCCGCCGCCAAAGAATGCCTCGAAAATATCGCCCAGGCCGCCACCGGCAAAACCGCCCGCACCGGGGCCGGGCTGCCCGCCCTGGGCCAGGGGATCCCCGCCCATGTCCACGATCCGCCGCTTTTCTGGATCCGTTAATACCTCATAGGCGGTGGAGACCTCCTTGAACTTCTCCGCCGCCTCCTCCGAGGGATTCACATCCGGGTGATACTTCCTAGCGAGGGAACGATAGGCCTTTTTAATCTCCTGATCCGTCGCGGAGGAACTTACGCCCAAAATGCCGTAGTAATCACGAGCCACAGTTATACGGTGCTTCCTAGTCGGTGCCAGTACATACCCGAGACAGTGTAATAGCGCCCCTACTTGACCGCGAGCACCCTGCTGACGTACCTCGCCACCGCCGAGACCTTGGACATCGTGCCCGTGTAATCCATGTACGTGGGCCCCACCACGCCCAGGCCACCCAGGGAGGCGCCGTCCGCACCGTAGGCGGTGGTGACTACCGACGCCCCGTGGAACTCCTCGTTCTCATTCTCCCCGCCAATGCGCACATTGACGTAGCCGAGTTCGGGGGCATCGGCAAGCAGGCGCAGCACCACCACCTGCTCCTCCAAGGCGTCCAGCACCATCGGCAGGTTCTCCGGGAGGTCATAGGACATGCGGGTCAGGTGCGAAGTGCCAGCCAGGATGAGGCGATCGGTGGGCTGTTCCACCAGCGTTTCAATGAGCACGGTGCAGGTGCGGGTGAGCACCCCGCGCAGATCGTCCGGGCCCTGAAGCATGAGGTCGCTCAACCGCACGGAGGCCTCCGCGAACTTCTGCCCCTCCAGCACAGCATTGAGCGTGTGCCGCAAACGCGCCACCTGATCCTCGCTCACCGGCTCGTCTAGGGCCACGTTGCGCTGCTCCACCCGCCCGGTATCGGTGATGAGCACCAACAGCAGCCGCACCGGGGAGAGCGCCACCACCTCGCAGTGCTTGATCTTGGACACCGTGAGCGTGGGTAACTGCACCATCGCCACCTGGCGGGTGAGTTGGCTGAGCAACTGCACGGAGCGTCGCAGCACATCCTCCAGATCAATGCCCGCTTCCAGGAAGTTCAAGATGGCGCGGCGCTCCGGGGCGGAGAGGGGCGCGAGTTCATGAATGGAATCCACAAACTTCCGGTACCCCTTTTCCGTGGGAATACGCCCGGAACTGGCGTGCTGCTGCTGGATATAACCCTCCGATTCCAGCACCGCCATGTCATTACGAATGGTGGCGGAGGAGACGTTGAGTTTGTGGCGTTCCAGCAGTGCCTTGGAGCCCACCGGCTCCTGCGAGGCAATGTAATCCGCCACGATGGCGCGCAGCACCTCGCGGCGGCGCTGATCGGTGGCACCGGCCATGTTCTTCGCACCTCCGTGATCGCTTCCGCTGCGGTTTTCTCCCCGCGTGGGGTTCTTCCGGAAAATAGTCTACGTAATGACCGGGAGGTTCTTCCAGGAGTTTCCCGCCAGCGGCTTCCGGTTCATGGCCGAGGGTTTTGCGGTGTTCGCCGCCACCGGGGCCGCCCTCTCCCCTCGGCTTACCAACACCTCGGCCTCGCCCCGGCCTGCTTACCTCGCCGTCTCCTCCGCCACCAGCAGGTCCGCCACGATTCCATCGGCAAAGAGCCGCCCGGCCTCGGTCACCGCCACGCGCCGCTGGGACCGCACCGTGGCGAGTGCCGCGCCGTCGGCCGCTGCGTCCTCCGGGCTGGCGCTGGCGGGGCCAGATAGCGGCGTCGCCAGTCGCTCGCCCAGCCCGTCCTCGCCCTCCTCCGGGAGGAGCCGCAACAGGCCGCGCCGCAAATAATCCTCCGCCACCGGCCACGCCTGGGGCGCGATCCACCCGGCGGGCACTCCCCGGCGCATGCGTAGTCCCAGCATGAGGCGCTCGGTGCGCTGATCCTGCTCGGTCAGCCGCTCGCTTTCTTTCAGGGGCAGCCGCCCCTCCGCCACCGCGCGCGCATAGGTGGCCGGGTGCTTGAGGTGATAAAAACGCTCGCCGTCGATATGGGAGTGCGCCCCCGGCCCCGCCCCCCACCACTGGCCGTTGAGCCAGTAGATCTCGTTGTGGCGGCACTCCCCGCCAGGGCGCGCCCAGTTGGAAACCTCGTACCATTCCATGCCCGCCTCGCGCAGGTAGGAGTCGATCATCTCGTAGCGGGTGGCCAGTACGTCATCCTGCGGGGCGGGCAGTTCGCCCCGGCGCACCTTGCGCGCCATGCGGGTGCCGTCCTCCACGATGAGGGAATAGGCGGAAACGTGATCCACCCCTGCCCCCACGATGGCCTCCAGGGTGGCCCGCACGTCCGCGTCCGTCTCCGTGGGGGTGCCGTAGATCATGTCCAGGTTCACGTGCTCGAAGCCCGCCGCCAGTGCCTCACGCGCCGCCTGCACCGCGCGCCCCGGGGTATGACGCCGCTCCAGGATGGCCAGCACGTGCGGGGCGGCGGACTGCATTCCCAAAGACACCCTGGTAAAACCCGCCTCCAGCAGCCCCGCAAAGAACTCCGGGGAGGTGGATTCCGGGTTGGATTCCGTGGTGACCTCCGCCCCGGCCTCGATGCCAAAGGAACCCCGCACCGCCGCGAGCAGGCGGCTAAGCCCCTCCGCCCCCAGCAGGGAGGGGGTGCCGCCACCCACGAACACCGTCTGCGCCGGGCGCGCCAGTCCGCGCTCCGCAAGGGAGCGCGCGGCAAGGTCTAGTTCCTTTTCCAGGGCGTCCAGGTAACTCTCCGGGGAGGCCGAGGTGCCCAGCTCCCCGGGGGTGTAGGTGTTGAAGTCGCAGTAGCCGCAGCGCGTGGCGCAAAAGGGCACGTGCACGTACACGCCAAAGGGATCGTCCTGGTTCATGGGCACTACCCTAGGCCAGGGCGTTTAACTCGCCGCTCCCGACCCCGCAGCTTGCTGCCTGCGCTGGGCCACCCGCGCCACCACGGCGCTAATCCGGGCCCGCTCGGCCAGGAACTCGGGGGGATTATTGCCCCGCTTGGCCCGCGCATAGGCCGGGTGCGCGTGGGCCACGCACTCCAGCCAGCCCTCGGTGGCGGCCAAAACCAATCGGCGCACGCGGGAGTAAAAGTGCGGGAGACTCAGCGCCTCAAGATCGTTGGCGGCCACGTCGGTGCTTTCCAGCACCCAGTCCACCACCTCCGCCAGGGCAGTCTGGACGGACTCCGTGCGGGAATCGAGCGCACCGGCCAGTTCCGCCACGATCACCGGGGAGGATTCCAGCGGGTGCAGGGCGCGCAGGACGGAGGCATCGATGTGCGCGGGCTCGGCACCCGGCTGCGGCTGCGGGCGAGCGCTGAGCCTCCCGGAGCGCAGGCCCGAGGTGAGCGCCTGGCGCAGGCCGGTGAGTTCCCCCAGCGCCACGCGCGAATCTAGCCGCGCGTCCGCCACGATCTCCTCAAACTCCGCGAGGCAATCCTGCACCAGTTCCGCGTCCCAGTCCGCGATGGCCTGCGCGATGTGCTCGATGTATTCCGCCACCTCATCGCCGATGTCATAGAGTTCCTGGGTGAGTTCGCGGTGGCGCAGCTCAGCGGCAATGCGATGCATGGTGGTGGGCTACTCCTTCCGCACGATTCTCAGGACTCAAGGGCTACTTGAGGGTTGGCAACGGGAATGACTCTAGGCCACGAATCCCCCCTTGCTCGCGCGGCACGCCGTGCGCGGGTGCCTTCCGCTTTCCGGGCCTTACCGCGACGCTTTTCGACGCCCTCCCTACCGCAGGCATGCGCTACCGCTCGGGGTTATCCTGGCTCTCGGCGCGCAGTTGCGCCCAGTATTCAAGCCGCTTTCCGATCGTGCGTTCATATCCAAGGTCGGCTGGCTCATAGAATGTCTCCCGCTCCATGCCCTCGGGAAAGTAATTCGCCCCGGAGAAGCCCCGCTCGGTATCGGGATCGTACTGGTATCCCTTGCCGTATCCGAGGTCCTTCATCAAGCGGGTGGGGGCATTAAGAATATGCGCCGGGGGCATGAGAGAGCCCGTGCGTTGGGCAACCTTCCACGCCTTATTAAAGGCCGAGTACACACCGATGGATTTAGGTGCCGTGGCCAGATACACCACCGCCTGAGCAAGGGCGATCTCCCCATCCGGGGAGCCGAGGCGCTCATATACGTCCCAGGCGGCCAGGGCCTGTTGCACCGCGTGCGGGTCCGCCAGCCCAATATCCTCGTTGGCAAAGCGAGTGATGCGCCGAGCGATAAATAAGGGGTCCTCTCCCCCGAGGAGCATTCGGGAAAGCCAATACAAGGCGGCGTCGGGATCGGAGCCGCGCATTGCTTTGTGCAGCGCCGAGATGAGGTTGTAATGCCCCTCCTGGGATTTGTCATACAGCGGAGCGCGCTTTTGCACCGCCGCCGCGAGCGCGGCCCTATCGACGGGACGCGGCAAGGCTTGCACCTGCTCGATCATGTTGAGCAGATACCGGCCATCACCATCCGCCATTGCCACGAGCAGTTCCCGGGCGTCCTCGTCGAGCGGAAGAGGCCCGCCTAAGAGACTCTCGGCGCGCTCGATGAGCGTGGCAAAGGCCTCCTCGCCAAGGCGCTTGAGCACGAATACCTGGCACCGCGATAGCAATGCGCCATTGAGTTCAAAACT of Corynebacterium sp. 21KM1197 contains these proteins:
- the hrcA gene encoding heat-inducible transcriptional repressor HrcA; translation: MAGATDQRRREVLRAIVADYIASQEPVGSKALLERHKLNVSSATIRNDMAVLESEGYIQQQHASSGRIPTEKGYRKFVDSIHELAPLSAPERRAILNFLEAGIDLEDVLRRSVQLLSQLTRQVAMVQLPTLTVSKIKHCEVVALSPVRLLLVLITDTGRVEQRNVALDEPVSEDQVARLRHTLNAVLEGQKFAEASVRLSDLMLQGPDDLRGVLTRTCTVLIETLVEQPTDRLILAGTSHLTRMSYDLPENLPMVLDALEEQVVVLRLLADAPELGYVNVRIGGENENEEFHGASVVTTAYGADGASLGGLGVVGPTYMDYTGTMSKVSAVARYVSRVLAVK
- the hemW gene encoding radical SAM family heme chaperone HemW; the encoded protein is MNQDDPFGVYVHVPFCATRCGYCDFNTYTPGELGTSASPESYLDALEKELDLAARSLAERGLARPAQTVFVGGGTPSLLGAEGLSRLLAAVRGSFGIEAGAEVTTESNPESTSPEFFAGLLEAGFTRVSLGMQSAAPHVLAILERRHTPGRAVQAAREALAAGFEHVNLDMIYGTPTETDADVRATLEAIVGAGVDHVSAYSLIVEDGTRMARKVRRGELPAPQDDVLATRYEMIDSYLREAGMEWYEVSNWARPGGECRHNEIYWLNGQWWGAGPGAHSHIDGERFYHLKHPATYARAVAEGRLPLKESERLTEQDQRTERLMLGLRMRRGVPAGWIAPQAWPVAEDYLRRGLLRLLPEEGEDGLGERLATPLSGPASASPEDAAADGAALATVRSQRRVAVTEAGRLFADGIVADLLVAEETAR
- a CDS encoding replication-associated recombination protein A; amino-acid sequence: MNADQQSLFEEDDRSRPLADRLRPSALSEVVGQDHLLAGDAPIGRMIAQRRLVSMVLWGPPGCGKTTISRLLAKQTDLAFESLSAMSTGAADLRKVFQAALRRKEMGQGTLLFVDEIHRFNRAQQDLFLPYVENGTIVLVGATTENPSFELNGALLSRCQVFVLKRLGEEAFATLIERAESLLGGPLPLDEDARELLVAMADGDGRYLLNMIEQVQALPRPVDRAALAAAVQKRAPLYDKSQEGHYNLISALHKAMRGSDPDAALYWLSRMLLGGEDPLFIARRITRFANEDIGLADPHAVQQALAAWDVYERLGSPDGEIALAQAVVYLATAPKSIGVYSAFNKAWKVAQRTGSLMPPAHILNAPTRLMKDLGYGKGYQYDPDTERGFSGANYFPEGMERETFYEPADLGYERTIGKRLEYWAQLRAESQDNPER